A window of Nitrospinaceae bacterium contains these coding sequences:
- a CDS encoding J domain-containing protein, with protein sequence MSPKQPSISKEKALTLLGVSPAAGPMEIHRAYRRLAFESHPDRHGGQIEMEVKFKEISEAYKILVASFSGEEGADFSEIPERGRDIQHDIQVDFLDAAAGGEMNVEITRPYSCLECEEMENGENKPVCASCGGIGEVFKKVNVEFLIPSGIEAGETVQVPGEGASGRAGGRSGDLFLKVFPARHPALERRGLNVHSEVRVPAFRLINGGTVRVFTVQGGAHVEISPKTTPGRTFRLKGWGIRRIEGGRSITGDHLVRILKMPDKPPPPPKRR encoded by the coding sequence TTGTCCCCCAAACAACCATCGATATCAAAAGAGAAGGCGTTGACGTTGCTGGGCGTATCACCTGCAGCTGGTCCAATGGAAATTCATCGGGCCTATCGTCGGCTCGCGTTTGAATCGCACCCGGATAGACACGGCGGCCAGATCGAAATGGAGGTAAAATTCAAGGAAATATCTGAGGCCTATAAAATATTAGTTGCTTCCTTCTCTGGGGAGGAGGGAGCAGATTTTTCAGAAATCCCTGAGCGGGGCCGTGATATTCAACACGACATACAGGTGGATTTTCTTGATGCTGCCGCAGGCGGAGAAATGAATGTTGAAATAACACGTCCGTATTCTTGTCTGGAATGTGAAGAGATGGAAAATGGCGAGAATAAACCGGTTTGTGCCTCATGTGGTGGAATCGGGGAAGTCTTTAAGAAAGTGAACGTAGAATTCCTTATCCCGTCGGGAATCGAAGCAGGGGAGACGGTGCAGGTGCCTGGAGAGGGAGCCTCTGGGAGGGCTGGTGGCAGATCTGGGGATTTGTTTTTGAAGGTTTTCCCGGCACGGCACCCCGCGCTGGAGCGACGGGGGCTCAATGTTCATAGCGAAGTGCGCGTTCCCGCCTTCCGCCTAATTAATGGCGGAACTGTGCGTGTTTTCACCGTACAGGGTGGCGCCCATGTGGAGATATCGCCCAAAACGACCCCTGGCCGAACATTTCGACTCAAAGGATGGGGGATCAGGCGCATCGAAGGTGGTCGGTCGATTACGGGGGATCACCTTGTTCGGATCCTGAAGATGCCGGATAAACCTCCTCCTCCGCCGAAGCGTCGTTGA
- a CDS encoding VOC family protein translates to MFNKVHHIGIAVKDMDATIALYESMGAKLLGREPSKDGNVDLAMLDLGGDLIEPISPIKGESKVSNFIAERGEGLHHVAYEVDDIKAEMARLKSDGLELIDEVPRPGFMGHIIAFIKPGSTMGTLSELVEKEQVQRRFGGGGGLSGIFRIRTR, encoded by the coding sequence ATGTTCAACAAAGTGCACCACATTGGAATCGCAGTGAAAGATATGGACGCCACTATCGCTCTATACGAAAGCATGGGAGCTAAGCTCCTCGGGCGTGAGCCTTCAAAAGACGGCAACGTCGATCTCGCCATGCTCGACTTGGGAGGTGACCTAATCGAACCCATATCGCCCATCAAGGGCGAATCCAAAGTATCGAATTTCATCGCTGAACGGGGTGAAGGCCTTCACCATGTCGCCTACGAGGTGGACGATATCAAAGCTGAGATGGCGCGTCTAAAATCTGATGGGCTAGAACTTATCGATGAGGTACCGCGCCCCGGTTTCATGGGACACATCATCGCGTTCATCAAGCCAGGAAGCACGATGGGCACGCTCTCTGAGTTGGTAGAAAAAGAGCAAGTTCAACGACGCTTCGGCGGAGGAGGAGGTTTATCCGGCATCTTCAGGATCCGAACAAGGTGA
- the pyrR gene encoding bifunctional pyr operon transcriptional regulator/uracil phosphoribosyltransferase PyrR produces MKERDLELALRRMASEIIEKCAGDPHLAVIGILTRGEPLARRLAAMLSEMEQIAPPVGTLDIGVHRDDVNNLGDQKILGPTDIPFDLGERQIILVDDVFYTGRTVRAALDALTELGRPRRVWLAVLIDRGHRELPFRPDFVGKNVPTASAERVNVRLREVDGEDGVWLVESD; encoded by the coding sequence ATGAAGGAGCGAGATCTCGAACTCGCCCTTCGCCGGATGGCCTCCGAGATTATCGAAAAATGTGCGGGAGACCCTCATCTTGCTGTAATCGGGATACTCACCCGTGGGGAACCTCTGGCAAGACGCTTGGCAGCGATGCTTTCCGAGATGGAACAGATTGCCCCTCCCGTGGGCACTCTCGACATCGGGGTGCACCGGGACGATGTGAATAATCTTGGAGATCAAAAAATACTCGGCCCCACCGATATTCCATTCGATCTTGGAGAGCGGCAGATTATCTTGGTGGATGACGTATTCTATACGGGCCGAACGGTTCGAGCCGCTCTCGATGCGCTCACCGAACTCGGTCGCCCTCGCCGGGTATGGCTCGCGGTGCTAATTGACAGAGGGCACCGGGAACTTCCTTTTCGACCTGATTTTGTAGGAAAAAATGTACCTACCGCATCAGCGGAGCGAGTAAATGTCCGCCTCCGGGAAGTGGATGGAGAAGATGGCGTTTGGCTGGTAGAATCTGACTGA